Proteins from one Streptosporangium becharense genomic window:
- a CDS encoding carbohydrate ABC transporter permease, with product MATDTEPKAAVRAPAPARGPRAGTGNTPGVFGTLSHLALLVWAILIIGPILWTFLASFKTNTEIFGDPITLPASFGWDAWGWAWEKARIGRYMLNTVFVVACSTAGTMLLGSMAAYVLARYSFPGNRAIYLLFVSGMTFPVFLALVPLFLVVRNLGLIDTHLGVILVYIAYSLPFTVFFLTAFFRTLPTSVAEAAMMDGCSHTRTFFQVMMPMAKPGLISITIFNVLGQWNQYLLPLVLLTGNVEDRWLITQGIANISVSAGHEANWPGLFAALSMAIVPVMIVYIVFQRQIQSGLTSGAVK from the coding sequence ATGGCCACGGACACCGAACCCAAGGCCGCCGTCCGGGCCCCGGCCCCCGCACGCGGCCCGCGCGCCGGGACGGGGAACACGCCGGGGGTCTTCGGCACCCTGTCCCACCTCGCGCTGCTGGTCTGGGCGATCCTGATCATCGGCCCGATCCTGTGGACGTTCCTCGCCTCCTTCAAGACCAACACCGAGATCTTCGGCGACCCCATCACGCTGCCCGCCTCCTTCGGCTGGGACGCCTGGGGGTGGGCCTGGGAGAAGGCTCGCATCGGGCGGTACATGCTGAACACCGTCTTCGTGGTGGCGTGCAGCACGGCCGGGACCATGCTGCTGGGGTCGATGGCCGCCTACGTGCTGGCCCGCTACAGCTTCCCCGGCAACCGGGCGATCTACCTCCTGTTCGTCTCGGGCATGACCTTCCCGGTCTTCCTCGCGCTGGTCCCGCTGTTCCTCGTGGTGCGCAACCTCGGCCTGATCGACACCCACCTCGGCGTGATCCTGGTCTACATCGCCTACTCGCTGCCGTTCACCGTCTTCTTCCTCACGGCGTTCTTCAGGACGCTGCCCACCTCGGTGGCCGAGGCGGCGATGATGGACGGCTGCTCGCACACCCGGACGTTCTTCCAGGTCATGATGCCGATGGCCAAGCCCGGCCTGATCAGCATCACGATCTTCAACGTGCTGGGCCAGTGGAACCAGTACCTGCTGCCGCTCGTGCTGCTGACCGGAAACGTCGAGGACAGGTGGCTGATCACCCAGGGCATCGCCAACATCTCCGTCAGCGCCGGGCACGAGGCCAACTGGCCAGGCCTGTTCGCCGCGCTGAGCATGGCCATCGTCCCGGTAATGATCGTTTACATCGTCTTCCAGCGCCAGATCCAGTCGGGTCTCACCTCCGGCGCCGTCAAGTGA